Genomic DNA from Paracoccus aminophilus JCM 7686:
CTTGGGCTCTCGTGAAGATCAGCCATGCGCAGGCGCTGCGCCGCGGTTTCTGCCTGCCGCAGACGGGGCTTTGGTCGTTGAGCTTGGGGCCGAAATTGACGCCGCGGTGAATGCCCAGATCATCGCACTGGCCACGGCGGTCGAGCGCGCGGCCGTGCCCGGCATTACCGAGATCGTGCCGACCTATCGCTCGCTGTTGTTGCGCTATGAGCCTCGCCTGATTCGCGGCGTGGCGCTGGAGACGCTCTTGCGCGGGATGCTTGACGATCTGCCGGAGGGCGAGGGGGTAGGGCGGCGCTGGTCTATTCCCGTGGTCTATGGCGGCGCGGTCGGCCAGGATCTCGACGAGATGGCGCGCATGAAACAGATGACCGTCCAGCAAGTGATCCAGCTCCATGCGGCGGCGGATTACCGGGTCTTCATGGTCGGCTTTGCGCCGGGCTTTGCCTATCTCGGCGGGCTCGACAAAGCGCTGCACACGCCGCGTCTGGCCAAGCCGCGCCAATATGTGCCCGCAGGCGGCATCGGCATTGGCGGGCAGCAGGCGAGCGTGAATTCGGTGGCGGGCCCCTCGGGCTGGCGCTTCATTGGCTGGACGCCGGTGCGCGTCTTCGATCCGACACGCGCCGAGCCCTTTTTGCTGCGCGCCGGAGACAGGCTGCGTTTCGCGCCGATCGACGCAGCGACGGGCGAAAGCCTTGCTGCGCGGGACCGGGCGGGCGAGCAGATCATTCGACCCGAGGTGCAGCCATGACGCTGACCGTGGTTGCAGCGGGGCCGATGCTCACGGTTCAGGACCGGGGGCGGCGGGGATATCGCGGTTTTGGCGTGTCGAATGCCGGGCCGATGGACCCGCCCGCCTTGGCCTTGGCCAATGCGCTTTGCGGCAATGGGGCCGAGGCGGCGGCGCTGGAATTCGCGGGGTTCGGCGGCAGCTTCACCTCTGACGCGCCGCTGCGCTTCGCCGTCATGGCGGGCGATGGGGCCGCCGATTGCGCGATCACGATCGACGGCGTCCCCCGCGCCTTTGGCGAAAGCCACCGTCTGCGCCCGGGCGAGACCCTGCGTCTTGGCGCCTTGCGCGGCGCGATGTGGGGCTATCTCGCGGTCTCGGGCGGGATTGGCCTCAAGCCGGTCATGGGCTCGCAGGCGACGCATTTGCGCAGCGGGCTTGGCGGGCTCTCAGGACGGGCGCTGATCGCGGGGGACGAGCTGCCTCTGGCGCAAGACGACAGCCCCGGCCGCTGCCTGCGCCTTGACCGGGCCCAGACCCCGGCGGCTGGACCGATCCGGGTGGTGCTTGGCCCGCAAGACGACAGCTTCGCCCCCGAAGTCCTCGCGCGGCTTCTCGAGCAGGACTGGCAGGTCAGCCCGCAATGTGATCGCATGGCCATGGTGCTGATCGGTCCGGATCTGCCGGCCGCGCACGGGCATGATATTGTCTCGGATGCGACCGTGCCCGGCTCGATCCAGGTGCCGCCCTCGGGCCAGCCCATGGTCCTGATGGCGGAAAGCCAGACCACCGGCGGCTATCCGAAGATTGCCACCGTGATCCAGAGCGATTTGCCGCGTCTGGCGCAGATGGCCATCGGCACGCGCTTTCGCATTCTCGCCGTCAGCCGGGACGAGGCCGAAGAGATCTGGATTGCCCATTCGGATGCGCAGGCCAGCCTCCTGGCCGATCTCCGGGTGAAACCCGAGGGCGTGATGAGTTCGAGCTATCTGCTATCTTGCGATCTCGTCGGCGGGATCTATGCCCCCGAAGAAATCGTCCGTCCCGTCGAGCCGCAGCCAAGGATCCTGCCATGACCACTGCTCCGAACCTCAGCCAAGAGGCCCATCGCCGGATCATCGGCATGATCCTTGAGGGCGCGCTCAAGCCCGGCGACGCGTTGCAAGAGGCCCCGCTCGGCGAGATGCTGGGCATGTCGCGCACCCCGGTGCGTGAGGCGATCAAGCGCATCGAAAGCGAGGGATTGGCTGAAACCTCGGGCCGCTTCATCCGGGTGAGCCGGATCGGCGCCAGCGAGATCGAAGAGATCTTCTTTCTGCGCCTCGCGCTTGAACCGGGCTGCGCGCAAGCTGCGGCCAAGGCGCCGCCCCCCGGCCTCGACGCGGTCGAGCGCCGGATCCGCGATCTGATGGCCCAAGACACCGGTGCCGATCTTGCCGATGCCCAACGCGAGGCCGACAACAGCCTGCATGATCTGCTGGCCTTGGCGGGCGGAAACCGCACCATCCAGGGTGCCTTGGCCGCGCTGCGCCACCGCACCTGTGTCTTCGATCATACGCAGGTGCCCGACCGCTTTCTCAAGGGCTGCGACGAGCATCTCGAGATTATCGCCGCGGTGCGCAGCGGGGACGGTGCGCTGGCGGCTGATGCGATGACCCGCCACCTCACCCATGCGCGCGACGCCATTCTCGCGCGGCTCGCAGAGATCCAGAACCAACCGGAACAGCCATGAAGACCTGCCTCATCGTTCAGCCGATCCATTCCGCCGGGCTCGACCTGCTGCGCCGCAACGGCATCGAGCCGCGGCTCGCGCCCACGCCCGATATGGCGACGGTCGCGGCCTTGCTGCCGGGCTGCGATGCGGTGATCACCCGCGACGCCGGGCTCAAGGCCGAGGCTTTTGCCGCCGCGGACCGGTTGCAGATCGTGGTCATTCACGGCACCGGACATGATAGCGTCGACAAGGCGGCTGCGGCGGCCAAGCGCGTGCTGGTCGCAAACACGCCCGGGGTCAATGCCCGCTCTGTCGCCGAGCTGGCGCTGGGGCTGGCGCTTGCGGTTGCGCGCGGCATTCCCGCCGCCGACCGCAGCACCCGGGCCGGGGCGCCGGGTTTTCGCGAGTCCGCTCGTTTCACCGAGCTCTCGGGCAAGACCGCGCTGATTGTCGGCTGGGGCGCGATCGGGCGCGATCTCGGGCGGATGCTCGATCAGGCCTTCGGGATGCGCATTCTGGTCCATTCACCGCGCGCGCCCGAAACCGGCGGCTATGCGCGGGTCTCGCTTGCGGAGGGGCTGGCCGAGGCGGATCTTATTTCGCTGCACACGCCAATGCGCGACGAGACCCGCAATCTGATCGGCGCCGAGGCCTTGGCGCAGGTCAAGCCCGGCGCAATCTTGGTCAATGTCGCGCGGGCCGGTCTGGTCGATGAGGCGGCGCTTGACCGTGCCTTGGCCGAGGGCCGCCTCGCAGGCGCGGGGCTTGATGTCTATAGCGAGGCCGCGCCGCAGGGACCGCTGGTGCGGCACGCGAATGTCATCTTCACCCCCCATCTCGGCGCGACGACCGAAGATGCCTTGCGCCGGGTCGCCGAGGCGGCGGCGGGCCATGTCATCACTGCGCTCGCCGGAGGCATGCCCGAGACCGCGCTGAACCCCGAGGTGCGGCCATGACCGCGCCCTCGGATGTCATCCGCGAGGTTCTCGCGCGGGTCATTGCGCAGGTGAACACACTGTCGGCGGGCGGGCCGGGCTGGACGCGTCCCTCGTATAGCGATCTCGAAAGCGCCGCCCATACGATGATCGAGGCCGAGGCGCTGGCTTTAGGCATGGCGGTCCATCGCGATGCGGCCGGAAACCTCTTTGCGCGCATGGCGGGGCGCGATCCTGCGGCGCCACCGCTTTACATGGGCTCGCATCTCGACACCGTCGCCGAGGGCGGTGCCTATGACGGGCAGGCCGGTGTCGCGGGCGCGCTTGCGGTGGCGGCGACCTTGCGCGCGCAGGGGATGACCCCTCATGCCGATCTGGTGCTGGTCGTGACGCGGGCCGAGGAAAGCGTGTGGTTTCCGGTGTCTTATGCGGGCTCGCGCGCGGGGCTTGGCCTGCTCTCGGCCGAGGAATTGCAGGCCTGTCGCGTCGATACCGGGCAAAGCCTCGCCCAGCATATGCGCGCTCAAGGCTTCGATCCTGAGGAGGTCATCGGTCTTCAGCCGCCCGCGCCCGCACGGTTTCTCGAGTTCCACATCGAGCAAGGACCGATCCTGGATGAGGCGGGCGAGCCTTATGGCATCGTCACCGCAATTCGCGGCGGTCTGCGCTACCGCGCCGCGCAGGTGCTGGGAAGCTGGGCCCATTCCGGCGCCGCCCCACGGGAAGGCCGCGCCGATGCGGTCGTGGCCTTTGCCCAGCTGGTTGTCGCCATGGACCGCGTCTGGAGCGCGATGCTTGACGAGGGCCATGATCTGACCGTGACCTTCGGGCGCGTCGATGCGGCGGGTCCGGCCCATGCCATGGCCAAAGTCGCCGGGCGTCTCGATTTCTGCCTTGATCTGCGCTCGTCTGACGCCGGGGTGCTCGATCTGGCCAATGCGCGCCTGCTGGCCGAGATCGCGGTGATCGAGACCGCGACGCCGGGGATCCGCTTTGCCCTCGGCATCCAAAGCCGCAGCCAGCCTGCGCGTCTTTCCGAGGCGATGGTGGACTTTGTCCGCACCGGCGCGACATTGCAGGGCGACGCGCCCCGGCTGATGTTGTCGGGGGGCGGGCATGATGCGGCGGCCTTTGCTGCGGCGGGATGGGAGAGCGTGATGGTCTTTGTGCGCAATTGGAACGGCAGCCATTGCCCGGAGGAGGCGATGGATATCGAGGATCTGGCCCGCGCGGTCGAGGCGGTCCACGCGGCCCTCTTGCAAGAGACGCGCGCATGACCACCGAAACCCTCGCGCAATCGGCCTATCGCCGCATCAAGCAAGACATCCTCGAGGGGCGGATTACGCCGGAAACCGCGCTGTCCGAACGCGAGCTCGCCGAGGCTTTGGGAATTTCGCGCACGCCCTTGCGCTCGGCACTCTCGCGGCTCGAACGTGAGGCGGTCATCAGCCGGCTGGGCAATGGCGTGTTGTTGGTTCGCGCGGTCTCGGTCGAGCAGCTGATGGAGATCGTGCAGCTGCGCCAGAACCTCGAAGCTGCGGCGGCGGCGCGCGCGGCGGGTTACGGGATGACGCCCGAGCTCGAAGCGGTGCGGCAGGTCATGGCCGATTATGTCGAGGGCCGCGATGCGGCTTTCGATGAGTTCTGGGCCGAGGATGACCGCTTCCATATGGCGGTCGCCCATGCGGCGCGGCTCTCGATCCTGCCCGCGATCCTTGCCGAGCAGCGCGCGATTGCGCGGCGCTGCACGATCACCCGCACCCATGATTGTTTCGCCGATCAGGCGCGCGAACATCTTGCGGTGATCGAGGCCATCGCCGCCCGCGCGCCCGAGGCTGCCTCTGCCGCCATGGCCGCCCATTTCGAAAACGTTCGCGCTCGCTTCCTTGGCTGGCTGGCGCGCTGACCCAAAGCTCAGAGGTAATCATGAATCTGCCCTCCCGCGCGCCCGATCCGGCCACCTCTGAGCTGGAATTTCCGCCGGATTTTATCGGAAGTCAGGCGGTGTTTCCGGCTGCGGAATTCGCGGGCCGTCTGAGCCGCATTCAACAGGCTTTGCGCGCAAATGGGGCCGAGGCTTTGCTTCTCACCGGCCCCGAGAATATCTTCTGGGCGACCGGGCGGCAGACGGCGGGTTATTTCGCCTTTCAGGCGCTGATCGTGCCGCAATCGGGCGAGCCAGTGCTTTTGGTGCGCCAGCTCGAACTGACCGGGGCGCGCGCCTCGTGCTGGCTCAAGCGGATCGAGACCTGGCAGGACGGGCAGGATCCGGTCGCAGTTCTGATCGCTCTGATCGCGGATCTGGGGCTGCGCGAGCTTGCGCTGGAGCGCGAGGGCTGGTTCGTCAGCCCCGCGCTTTATGGCCGGATTGAGGCGGGCCTTTCCGGCCTGCGGCTCAGCGACGGGTCGGGACTGGTCGAGGGGCTGCGCGCGGTCAAATCGCCCGCCGAGCTCGGCGCAATCCGGCGCGCGGCGCACTATGCCGAGGCGGGGATGGTCGCGGCTCTGGCCGCCTGTCGGGCGGGGGTGAGCGAAAACGACATTGCCGCTGCCATGCTTTTCGCCGCTGTCGAGGCGGGCTCTGAAGCCATGGCGATGGAGCCGTTGATTTCCTCGGGGCCGCGCTCTGGCATTCCCCATGCGACTTGGCGCAGGCGGGTGCTTGAGCCCGGCGACGGGGTGTTTCTGGAGCTCGCGGCCAGCCACGACCGCTATCACGCGGCGCTGATGCGCGCGGTCTGGATCGGGCCGCCGCCCGCGCTGGCGCAGCGGATGATGGATACCGCGCTGCGCGCGCTCGATGCCGCGCTGTCGAGTATGCGCCCGGGCGTTAGCTGCGCGACCGCCCATGAGGCGGCGCAGGCGGTCATTGACGATGCGGGCTATACCGCTGCGTTCCGCAAGCGGATCGGCTATTCCATCGGTGCGGCCTTTGCCCCCGATTGGGGCGAGGGCGCGATCCTGTCGCTCTTCTCGGGCGTCGACCGATTGCTGGAACCGGGCATGGTCTTTCACCTGCCCGCGACCCTGCGCAGCTATGGCGCCTTCACCGTCGGCGCCTCGGAAACAGTGATCGTCACCGAAACCGGCATTGAGCCGCTGTCGGATCTGCCGCGCGGGCTGACGATCTGCTGAGCGCGCGGAGGAAGAGGGCTCTCGCGACCTGAGGACGCGAGAGCCGGGCCGATCTGCTGCGCCTGTCTAGCCCGCAGCAGCGATGATCTGGATTTCGACCGGCGCACCGCCGGGCAAGGTCGCCACGCCCACCGCCGCGCGGCTGCCGATCCCCGCCGCGCCAAGCTCGGCGAAAAGGTAATCGGAGGCGAGATCGGCAAGCTTCGAATGCAGGGTGAAGCCTGCTTCCGCCGCGACGAAAACCGTCATGCTGACCACGGCGGTGATGCGCTCGGCGCCGTGCAATTGGCCGCGCGCCGCCGTCAGCGCATTGGCGCAGGCAAGCTCAACCGCCTCGCGCCAGTCCTCGGGGCTGTCCGCCGCGCGGACCGGGCCCTGAACCTTCAGGACCCCCGCTGCACGGGGCGTCATGCCCGAGGTAAAGATCAACCCGCCATGCCGGGTGGCGGGAAGGTAGCGGCCTTGCGGAACCGGAGCGCCGCTCATGCGCCATACCGCCGGGCGAGCTCGATCATGCGCTCGACTGCGTGAAGAGCGGCTCTGTGATCTTGCGAGAAATTGAGCCGGACCGAATGCGCGGTATGCGGGCTGAATTCAGTCCCGGGCGTCACGCTGACCCCGGCCTGTTGGCGCAGAATGCGGACGAACTCGCCCGGCGCGACCTCCAGCTTGGGCAGGCGCGGGAAGAGATAGCTGCCCGCCTGCGGCACCCGCGCGGGCATGCCCGCCGCGTCAAACCGGGCCAGAAGATCGTCGCGGATCGCCTGATGCAGCCGGATGCGTTCGGCCATCCAGCCCTCGGGCTCGGAGAACCAGGTCGAGAAGACCGCTTGACTATAGCCCGCCGCGCGCAACGAGACGATGGCCTGCAATTTCTCCATCCGCTCGATCAGCTTTGGCGCGCCGAAGGCCACGCCCAGCCGGTAACCGCTGAGCGATTCCGTTTTCGACGGGCCCATGATCGTGATCACATTTTCCGCCCCGATCCCCGCCGCGCGCAGATGGGTGTAATCGCTGCCCGAATAGCGCAGCCGCGAATAAAGCTGATCCACGATGACGGTGACGCCGTAGCTTTGGGCCAAAGCCGCGATCTGGCCGATCTCGGCGGCGGAATAAACCGCGCCGGTCGGATTGTTCGGGTTCGAAAACACCAGCACCCGCGCGCCTTGGCGGAAGGCATCTTCAAGCTGGTTCAGATCGAGCCCGGCCTCGGCCTGCGCGCCCAGATAGTCGAGCTGAACTGGAAGGATCTCGCCCTCGAAAAACTCGACGAGCTTGCGGTTCGCGAAGTAATCCGGCTGGACGATCGCGACCTTGTCGCCGCGCGAAACGGTCGCCGCCACCGCCAGAAACAGCGCGCCTTGCGTGCCGGGCGTCAGGATCATGCCATCGGTCGCATCGACCGGCGCGCCGGTGAATTGCGCGAGCTTCTCTGCCAGATCCGCCCGGATCGCCGCTGCGCCGCGATATTCGGTATAGGCCTGCGCGCCCCCTTTGCGCACGCCTTCGGCAAAGCTTTCGAACGCGCCCGGGGTCGGCGTGAAGGCATCGACATCGCCATGGGAGAAATCGACCGGCGTGCCCGGCAAAACATCGCCGCGCAGCTGCAGCCCATCGGTTTTCTGGCGCAACTCCTGCCCCGGCGCATTGTCGGTTCCAAGGCGGCTGAATTTTTCCAGCAATGACATCGCATGTCCTTTCGCGTCACAGTTTGGCTGGATTTTAGAGGCGTTCTGAAGCATATAAAATCTGTGTTCTTGTAATTTCAAACCATAGAAATTCTATCTTATGGATCTGCGTTTTCTCGAAAGCTTCGTCGAGGTGGTCGAATGCGGCTCGTTGGCGGCTGCCGCGCGGCGGCTCAATCTGACACCGGCTGCGATTGCGCAGAGGCTGCGCGGGCTCGAGCGGGAGCTGGGCCAGGCGCTGATCACCCGGGTCGGGCGCACGGTCAGGCCGACCGCCTCGGGGCTGGCGGTTCTGCCCTTCGCGCGCCGCCTGTTGGCCGATGCCCATGATCTGCGCGCCATTGCCGCTCATGACACGCCCGCAGGCGAGCTGCGGCTGGGCTCGACTGCGACGGCGCTGACCGGATTGCTGCCGCGCGTCATTCCGCATTTGCGCGCGCGTTGGCCGCAGGTCGAGTTCTTCGTGCGGCCTGGCTCGTCGATTGATCATTTTCACGCGGTGCTGACGGGTGAGCTCGATGCCGCCCTGATCGTCCGCCCGCCAGTGCCGGTTCCGAAAGCGCTGAGCTGGCTGACCCTGCGCGACGAGCCTTTGGTGCTGATCCTACCCGAAGAGATGGTGGGCAATTCGGCCTCCGAGATCCTGCGCGAGGCCCCGTTCATCCGCTATGACCGCAACCAATGGGGCGGGCAGATCGTCGAGCGGTATCTGCGCACCAACCGGCTGAAGACGCATGATTTTCTCGAGCTCGATGCGTTGGATGCAATCGCGGCTTTGGTCAGCCGAGGCGCGGGTGTCTCGATCGTGCCCGATTGGGCGCCGCCTTGGCCAGAAAACCTGCATTTGCGGAAGCTGCCCTTGCCGGATGCGGGGCTGCGCAGTGTCGGGATCTTGTGGAACCGCTCGGGCGCCCGCAGCGCTGCCGTGCGCGCCCTGGTCGACATCTGCCGCGAGACTTTTCTGACCGGGCCCGCAGCGGTGGATCACGGGAGGGTCTGACGGTCCGAGCGCCTGCTAAAGCCCGCGCCGGAACACGTCATTGGGATAGGCCGCGTCCCCGATCTGGAACTCGGTTGTTCCAACCTGTTCAAATCCCTGCCTGAGATAAAAAGCGATGGCCGGGGCGTTTTCGGCGTTGGTTGCCAGCCAAAGCGACGGCGCGCCGAAGGCGCGGGCATGGTTCATCCCTGCTTCGAGCAGCCCGCGCCCGATCCCTTTGCCGTGATGACGCGGTCGGACGTAAAGCGTTGATATCTCAAATGGGAAGCAATCGGGGACAGGTGCGGGCTTGCGCTGGCTCAGGCGGATGAATCCATCGAGGCCATCCTCATTTTCCGACACGATGAACTGTTCGTCAGGATTGTCGAGGAGAGCGGCGAACTTCTCTGATGTAAACTCAGACAACGCATACTGGGCGAAAAAAGCCGAGATCCCGCGCCTGATATAGGTGCCAAGCCAAACCTCGATCGAAAGCGCGGCGAGGATCGGGGCATCCGCGCGGCTGGCGGCTCGAAGTGTCATGTGAAATCTCCCCGAGGGATGCGGTAGCAGGATCGTGGGCTGCCGTGACCGGCGGCCACGGGGGTAAGCTGAAACAGCTCCTTTGGGCGCAGGCAAGCAAAGAGGAGCAATCTTTGCGCGGTCAGGTCCTCAAACCGCTGACCTGACCGCGCAAAGCCGCTTAGGCGGAGGCGTCAAGCGCGACGAGATGGCCGCCGCCGATATCGGTGAGTTGCAGCCGCGCCGGCTCCGATCCGGCGGGCCAAACCGGGCTTGGGATCTCGCCGGTCAGACGCGGGCTCGGCGCGCGGACCCGCGTCGGATCGGGCACCGGGACCGCCGCCAGAAGCCTGCGGGTATAGGGATGCTGGGGGTTTGTGAAAAGCTGGTCGCGACTGCCCATCTCGACGATCTGGCCTAGATACATCACCGCGACCCGGTCCGAGATGTTTTCCACCACCGCCATGTCATGGCTGATGAAGAGATAGGTGATCCCGGTCTCGCGCTGAAGATCGCGCAGCAGGTCAAGCACCCGCGCCTGAATCGAAACATCGAGCGCCGCCACGCTTTCATCGCAGACGATCAGTTTGGGTTTCAGCGCCAGGGCGCGGGCAATGCAGATGCGCTGGCGTTGGCCGCCCGAGAACTGATGGGGGTAGCGCTGATAGGCCGAGGCGGGCAGATCGACGCGCTCCAGCAGCTCGCGCACCCGGGCGCGTTGCTCGTCCGCCGTGCCGATGCCGTGGATGACCAGCGGCTCGCAGATGAGCTCGCCCACCGTCATGCGCGCATCAAGCGCGGCCATCGGGTCTT
This window encodes:
- the pxpB gene encoding 5-oxoprolinase subunit PxpB, which translates into the protein MKEILGSREDQPCAGAAPRFLPAADGALVVELGAEIDAAVNAQIIALATAVERAAVPGITEIVPTYRSLLLRYEPRLIRGVALETLLRGMLDDLPEGEGVGRRWSIPVVYGGAVGQDLDEMARMKQMTVQQVIQLHAAADYRVFMVGFAPGFAYLGGLDKALHTPRLAKPRQYVPAGGIGIGGQQASVNSVAGPSGWRFIGWTPVRVFDPTRAEPFLLRAGDRLRFAPIDAATGESLAARDRAGEQIIRPEVQP
- a CDS encoding 5-oxoprolinase subunit C family protein, with amino-acid sequence MTLTVVAAGPMLTVQDRGRRGYRGFGVSNAGPMDPPALALANALCGNGAEAAALEFAGFGGSFTSDAPLRFAVMAGDGAADCAITIDGVPRAFGESHRLRPGETLRLGALRGAMWGYLAVSGGIGLKPVMGSQATHLRSGLGGLSGRALIAGDELPLAQDDSPGRCLRLDRAQTPAAGPIRVVLGPQDDSFAPEVLARLLEQDWQVSPQCDRMAMVLIGPDLPAAHGHDIVSDATVPGSIQVPPSGQPMVLMAESQTTGGYPKIATVIQSDLPRLAQMAIGTRFRILAVSRDEAEEIWIAHSDAQASLLADLRVKPEGVMSSSYLLSCDLVGGIYAPEEIVRPVEPQPRILP
- a CDS encoding GntR family transcriptional regulator; protein product: MTTAPNLSQEAHRRIIGMILEGALKPGDALQEAPLGEMLGMSRTPVREAIKRIESEGLAETSGRFIRVSRIGASEIEEIFFLRLALEPGCAQAAAKAPPPGLDAVERRIRDLMAQDTGADLADAQREADNSLHDLLALAGGNRTIQGALAALRHRTCVFDHTQVPDRFLKGCDEHLEIIAAVRSGDGALAADAMTRHLTHARDAILARLAEIQNQPEQP
- a CDS encoding NAD(P)-dependent oxidoreductase produces the protein MKTCLIVQPIHSAGLDLLRRNGIEPRLAPTPDMATVAALLPGCDAVITRDAGLKAEAFAAADRLQIVVIHGTGHDSVDKAAAAAKRVLVANTPGVNARSVAELALGLALAVARGIPAADRSTRAGAPGFRESARFTELSGKTALIVGWGAIGRDLGRMLDQAFGMRILVHSPRAPETGGYARVSLAEGLAEADLISLHTPMRDETRNLIGAEALAQVKPGAILVNVARAGLVDEAALDRALAEGRLAGAGLDVYSEAAPQGPLVRHANVIFTPHLGATTEDALRRVAEAAAGHVITALAGGMPETALNPEVRP
- a CDS encoding hydantoinase/carbamoylase family amidase — its product is MTAPSDVIREVLARVIAQVNTLSAGGPGWTRPSYSDLESAAHTMIEAEALALGMAVHRDAAGNLFARMAGRDPAAPPLYMGSHLDTVAEGGAYDGQAGVAGALAVAATLRAQGMTPHADLVLVVTRAEESVWFPVSYAGSRAGLGLLSAEELQACRVDTGQSLAQHMRAQGFDPEEVIGLQPPAPARFLEFHIEQGPILDEAGEPYGIVTAIRGGLRYRAAQVLGSWAHSGAAPREGRADAVVAFAQLVVAMDRVWSAMLDEGHDLTVTFGRVDAAGPAHAMAKVAGRLDFCLDLRSSDAGVLDLANARLLAEIAVIETATPGIRFALGIQSRSQPARLSEAMVDFVRTGATLQGDAPRLMLSGGGHDAAAFAAAGWESVMVFVRNWNGSHCPEEAMDIEDLARAVEAVHAALLQETRA
- a CDS encoding GntR family transcriptional regulator encodes the protein MTTETLAQSAYRRIKQDILEGRITPETALSERELAEALGISRTPLRSALSRLEREAVISRLGNGVLLVRAVSVEQLMEIVQLRQNLEAAAAARAAGYGMTPELEAVRQVMADYVEGRDAAFDEFWAEDDRFHMAVAHAARLSILPAILAEQRAIARRCTITRTHDCFADQAREHLAVIEAIAARAPEAASAAMAAHFENVRARFLGWLAR
- a CDS encoding M24 family metallopeptidase — protein: MNLPSRAPDPATSELEFPPDFIGSQAVFPAAEFAGRLSRIQQALRANGAEALLLTGPENIFWATGRQTAGYFAFQALIVPQSGEPVLLVRQLELTGARASCWLKRIETWQDGQDPVAVLIALIADLGLRELALEREGWFVSPALYGRIEAGLSGLRLSDGSGLVEGLRAVKSPAELGAIRRAAHYAEAGMVAALAACRAGVSENDIAAAMLFAAVEAGSEAMAMEPLISSGPRSGIPHATWRRRVLEPGDGVFLELAASHDRYHAALMRAVWIGPPPALAQRMMDTALRALDAALSSMRPGVSCATAHEAAQAVIDDAGYTAAFRKRIGYSIGAAFAPDWGEGAILSLFSGVDRLLEPGMVFHLPATLRSYGAFTVGASETVIVTETGIEPLSDLPRGLTIC
- a CDS encoding RidA family protein, which encodes MSGAPVPQGRYLPATRHGGLIFTSGMTPRAAGVLKVQGPVRAADSPEDWREAVELACANALTAARGQLHGAERITAVVSMTVFVAAEAGFTLHSKLADLASDYLFAELGAAGIGSRAAVGVATLPGGAPVEIQIIAAAG
- a CDS encoding pyridoxal phosphate-dependent aminotransferase, giving the protein MSLLEKFSRLGTDNAPGQELRQKTDGLQLRGDVLPGTPVDFSHGDVDAFTPTPGAFESFAEGVRKGGAQAYTEYRGAAAIRADLAEKLAQFTGAPVDATDGMILTPGTQGALFLAVAATVSRGDKVAIVQPDYFANRKLVEFFEGEILPVQLDYLGAQAEAGLDLNQLEDAFRQGARVLVFSNPNNPTGAVYSAAEIGQIAALAQSYGVTVIVDQLYSRLRYSGSDYTHLRAAGIGAENVITIMGPSKTESLSGYRLGVAFGAPKLIERMEKLQAIVSLRAAGYSQAVFSTWFSEPEGWMAERIRLHQAIRDDLLARFDAAGMPARVPQAGSYLFPRLPKLEVAPGEFVRILRQQAGVSVTPGTEFSPHTAHSVRLNFSQDHRAALHAVERMIELARRYGA
- a CDS encoding LysR family transcriptional regulator, which codes for MDLRFLESFVEVVECGSLAAAARRLNLTPAAIAQRLRGLERELGQALITRVGRTVRPTASGLAVLPFARRLLADAHDLRAIAAHDTPAGELRLGSTATALTGLLPRVIPHLRARWPQVEFFVRPGSSIDHFHAVLTGELDAALIVRPPVPVPKALSWLTLRDEPLVLILPEEMVGNSASEILREAPFIRYDRNQWGGQIVERYLRTNRLKTHDFLELDALDAIAALVSRGAGVSIVPDWAPPWPENLHLRKLPLPDAGLRSVGILWNRSGARSAAVRALVDICRETFLTGPAAVDHGRV
- a CDS encoding GNAT family N-acetyltransferase — its product is MTLRAASRADAPILAALSIEVWLGTYIRRGISAFFAQYALSEFTSEKFAALLDNPDEQFIVSENEDGLDGFIRLSQRKPAPVPDCFPFEISTLYVRPRHHGKGIGRGLLEAGMNHARAFGAPSLWLATNAENAPAIAFYLRQGFEQVGTTEFQIGDAAYPNDVFRRGL